In Mixophyes fleayi isolate aMixFle1 chromosome 4, aMixFle1.hap1, whole genome shotgun sequence, the following proteins share a genomic window:
- the CD14 gene encoding monocyte differentiation antigen CD14, whose amino-acid sequence MKMKISQSFVILLLFVQKMTKADGDCLYNMHLKQCSCSHLDLANIMRIISCIQASSFEFNGGSFINTEDFMTFNIEMEQVLGMVRVPVTKITFVNLVLSEEFLSIFINWVYKIPIKLLAFENTTFVGKPIRSNMSGLPPRISSLQFIRVSSHPLIPRDSAFSEFPNWMSNLEELTVMRSQLRNIPCNVSLHFQALSSLDLSENLLQDETITSSFCNGSFPSLKMLKLRNNNLVNYEAVCQTFSNYYLLIHLDLSQNSFFNMSNSSCVWQPSLSHLNLSYTGLEHVNSNLPQNCEVLDLSHNKIEFLNISLHKLKELYLSYNMFSTLSTMGNLPLLQVLAVDGNPIKTLQRGQLQYFKHLNSFKGDNIPYTCSCSFVHEIKEIAETGLTIQQWPDGYICDSPILVKGKLVNDVNHSFFECHTSLLTVVVCIVILLLCVAIIICFVKIQRSSKTRSQQIQTGNSNSVHFQS is encoded by the coding sequence ATGAAAATGAAGATCAGCCAATCTTTTGTTATTCTTCTTCTGTTTGTTCAGAAGATGACAAAGGCCGATGGGGATTGTTTGTACAATATGCACCTTAAACAATGTTCCTGCTCACATCTTGACCTTGCCAATATCATGCGTATCATTTCATGCATTCAGGCTTCCAGTTTTGAATTTAACGGAGGAAGTTTCATTAACACAGAAGATTTTATGACATTCAATATAGAGATGGAGCAGGTTCTGGGCATGGTCCGTGTTCCAGTGACCAAGATAACTTTTGTAAACCTAGTGTTGTCTGAGGAATTTTTGTCTATATTTATAAACTGGGTGTACAAGATTCCAATCAAACTCCTTGCATTTGAAAACACGACCTTTGTCGGCAAACCCATCAGGTCTAACATGAGTGGATTACCTCCTCGTATATCATCTCTACAGTTCATCCGTGTGTCTTCACACCCATTAATCCCGAGAGATTCTGCCTTCAGTGAGTTTCCCAACTGGATGTCTAACCTGGAGGAATTAACTGTGATGAGGTCTCAATTAAGGAATATTCCCTGTAACGTCAGTCTTCATTTTCAAGCTTTGTCATCTCTCGACCTATCGGAGAACCTTCTTCAAGATGAGACCATCACCTCTTCATTTTGTAATGGTTCTTTTCCCAGTCTCAAAATGTTAAAACTCAGAAACAACAATTTGGTTAACTATGAAGCAGTGTGCCAAACGTTCAGCAATTACTATCTATTGATACACTTAGATTTAAGTCAGAATAGTTTCTTTAACATGTCCAACTCTTCATGTGTATGGCAGCCATCTTTAAGTCACTTAAATCTATCTTACACAGGTTTGGAACACGTGAATAGCAATCTGCCACAAAATTGTGAAGTGTTAGATTTAAGCCATAACAAGATTGAATTTCTAAATATATCATTGCACAAACTGAAAGAGCTTTATTTGTCTTACAATATGTTCTCGACTCTTTCCACAATGGGCAATCTCCCTCTTCTACAGGTCCTAGCTGTAGATGGGAATCCAATTAAGACACTGCAAAGAGGTCAGTTACAATACTTTAAACATCTGAACAGTTTTAAAGGTGATAACATTCCATACACATGTTCTTGTTCTTTTGTACATGAGATTAAGGAAATCGCAGAAACTGGTTTAACAATTCAGCAGTGGCCAGATGGATACATATGCGACTCTCCTATTTTGGTTAAGGGTAAGTTGGTTAATGATGTCAATCATTCATTCTTTGAGTGCCACACATCTCTCTTGACTGTCGTGGTATGCATTGTAATATTATTACTATGTGTAGCCATAATAATTTGCTTTGTTAAGATTCAACGGAGCAGTAAAACAAGATCGCAACAGATACAGACGGGAAATTCGAATAGCGTGCATTTTCAATCATGA